A genomic window from Nicotiana sylvestris chromosome 11, ASM39365v2, whole genome shotgun sequence includes:
- the LOC104248375 gene encoding peroxiredoxin-2B, with amino-acid sequence MAAIAVGDIIPDGTVSYFDEQDQMQSVSVHSLAQGKKVILFAVPGAFTPTCSTKHVPGFIEKADELKSKGVDEILCISVNDPFVMKAWAKTYPDNKHVKFLADGAGKYTHALGLELDLSEKGLGVRSRRYALLVEDLKVKAANIESGGEFTVSGADEILKAL; translated from the exons ATGGCAGCGATCGCCGTTGGTGACATCATTCCCGATGGAACTGTATCTTACTTCGATGAGCAAGATCAGATGCAGAGCGTTTCCGTACACTCACTTGCTCAGGGCAAGAAGGTCATTCTCTTCGCCGTTCCCGGAGCTTTCACTCCCACTTGCAG CACGAAGCATGTGCCTGGGTTTATTGAGAAGGCTGACGAGTTGAAATCTAAAGGCGTGGACGAAATTCTCTGCATTAGCG TTAATGACCCCTTTGTGATGAAGGCCTGGGCAAAAACATACCCGGATAACAAACATGTTAAATTCCTTGCCGACGGAGCTGGAAAATACACTCATGCTCTCGGGCTTGAGCTAGACCTGTCTGAAAAGGGGCTTGGTGTTCGATCTCGAAGGTATGCTCTTTTGGTTGAGGACCTCAAGGTGAAAGCGGCCAACATTGAATCTGGAGGGGAGTTCACTGTCTCCGGTGCTGATGAAATCCTCAAGGCTCTTTAA